A single genomic interval of Streptomyces showdoensis harbors:
- a CDS encoding ABC transporter ATP-binding protein, whose translation MTSAVTIPRHGGTGGRTAVAARARQVVKAYGTGETRVVALDHVDVDIARGQFTAIMGPSGSGKSTLMHCLAGLDTVTGGQIFLDETEITGLKDKKLTRLRRDRIGFIFQAFNLLPTLNALENITLPMDIAGRKPDQEWLRRVVETVGLGERLRHRPTQLSGGQQQRVAVARALAARPEIIFGDEPTGNLDSRAGAEVLGFLRQSVDELGQTIVMVTHDPVAASYADRVLYLADGRIVDEMHRPTAEAVLDRMKDFDARGRTS comes from the coding sequence GTGACTTCGGCTGTGACCATCCCCAGGCACGGGGGTACTGGAGGGCGTACGGCCGTCGCCGCGCGGGCGCGACAGGTCGTCAAGGCGTACGGCACGGGGGAGACCCGGGTCGTCGCGCTCGACCACGTCGACGTGGACATCGCCCGCGGACAGTTCACCGCGATCATGGGGCCTTCGGGCTCCGGCAAGTCCACGCTCATGCACTGCCTCGCCGGGCTCGACACCGTCACCGGCGGCCAGATCTTCCTCGACGAGACCGAGATCACCGGCCTGAAGGACAAGAAGCTGACCCGGCTGCGGCGCGACCGCATCGGCTTCATCTTCCAGGCCTTCAACCTGCTCCCCACGCTGAACGCGCTGGAGAACATCACGCTGCCGATGGACATCGCCGGCCGCAAGCCCGACCAGGAGTGGCTGCGGCGGGTCGTCGAGACCGTCGGTCTCGGCGAGCGGCTCAGGCACCGGCCCACCCAGCTCTCCGGTGGCCAGCAGCAGCGCGTCGCCGTGGCCCGCGCGCTCGCCGCCCGGCCCGAGATCATCTTCGGTGACGAGCCGACCGGGAACCTCGACTCGCGGGCCGGGGCCGAAGTCCTCGGCTTCCTCCGGCAGTCGGTGGACGAGCTGGGGCAGACCATCGTCATGGTCACCCACGACCCCGTCGCCGCCTCCTACGCGGACCGGGTCCTCTACCTCGCCGACGGGCGCATCGTCGACGAGATGCACCGGCCCACCGCCGAGGCCGTCCTCGACCGCATGAAGGACTTCGACGCGCGCGGGCGGACGTCGTGA
- a CDS encoding ABC transporter permease: MTVLKTSLRSFLAHKGRMALSAVAVLLSVAFVCGTLVFSDTTTATFDKLFASTASDVTVSPSRAGQDDEIPQNGRPETLPASLVAKVQGAKGVKAAQGQVVSTSVTVVDSRDENVGPTTGAPTIAANWSSDELRSMEIASGHEPRGPTEVMVDGGTAEKHHLKIGDELRTIAVTGDFTARISGIVDFKVTNPGATLVYFDTATAQRELLGKEGLFTRITADAAPGVDDEALKADIAAAVGSGYTLRTAAESADAGREDVAGFLDVMKYAMLGFAGIAFLVGIFLIVNTFSMLVAQRTREIGLLRAIGSSRRQINRSVLVEALLLGVVGSVAGVAAGVGLAVGLMQLMSSMGMELSTEDLTVRWTTPVVGLVLGVVVTLLAAFVPARRASKVSPMAALRDAGTPADGKAGAVRAVLGLVLTAAGAAALWAATQAEKAGAGSLWLGLGVVLSLLGFVVIGPLLSGGVVRGLGLVVLRVFGPVGRMAERNALRNPRRTGATGAALMIGLALVACLSVVGSSMVASATEELDRSVGADFIVQSTNRQPVVPQAQAAVERAPGLDHVTEYKWVEAVVTDPRGKAAELGLVAADPTYAQDVRRDTTAGELSAAYGPGAMSVGSLYAAEHGVKVGDTLTVAFKGGEKARLRVAAVTSDDNNIDKGVMYTNITTAARFLPAERMPKSMIVFATAKDGQEAAAYEGLKKALAPYPQYKVADQADYKKQLQDQVGQLLNIVYGLLALAIIVAVLGVVNTLALSVVERTREIGLMRAIGLSRRQLRRMIRLESVVIALFGALLGLGLGLGWGTAAQRLLALEGLGVLEIPWPTILTVFVGSAFVGLFAALVPAFRAGRMNVLNAIATE; encoded by the coding sequence GTGACCGTGCTCAAGACCTCGCTGCGCAGCTTCCTCGCGCACAAGGGCCGCATGGCGCTCTCCGCCGTCGCCGTCCTCCTCTCCGTCGCCTTCGTCTGCGGCACCCTGGTGTTCAGCGACACCACGACCGCCACCTTCGACAAGCTCTTCGCCTCCACCGCCTCGGACGTCACCGTCAGCCCGTCGCGGGCCGGCCAGGACGACGAGATCCCGCAGAACGGGCGCCCCGAGACGCTGCCCGCCTCGCTCGTCGCGAAGGTCCAGGGCGCCAAGGGCGTCAAGGCCGCGCAGGGCCAGGTCGTCTCCACCAGCGTCACCGTCGTCGACTCCCGCGACGAGAACGTCGGTCCCACCACCGGTGCCCCGACCATCGCCGCCAACTGGTCCTCCGACGAGCTGCGTTCGATGGAGATCGCGTCCGGCCACGAGCCGCGCGGCCCCACCGAGGTCATGGTCGACGGCGGCACCGCCGAGAAGCACCACCTGAAGATCGGCGACGAGCTGCGCACCATCGCCGTCACCGGCGACTTCACCGCGCGGATCTCCGGCATCGTCGACTTCAAGGTCACCAACCCCGGCGCCACCCTCGTCTACTTCGACACCGCCACCGCCCAGCGTGAACTCCTCGGCAAGGAGGGCCTGTTCACCCGGATCACCGCCGACGCGGCGCCCGGCGTCGACGACGAGGCCCTCAAGGCGGACATCGCGGCGGCCGTCGGCTCCGGCTACACGCTGCGGACCGCCGCCGAGTCCGCCGACGCCGGCCGCGAGGACGTCGCCGGCTTCCTCGACGTCATGAAGTACGCGATGCTCGGCTTCGCCGGGATCGCGTTCCTCGTCGGCATCTTCCTCATCGTCAACACCTTCTCCATGCTGGTCGCCCAGCGAACCCGCGAGATCGGCCTGCTGCGGGCCATCGGCTCCTCCCGCCGCCAGATCAACCGCTCCGTCCTCGTCGAGGCGCTGCTCCTCGGCGTCGTCGGCTCGGTCGCGGGCGTCGCGGCCGGCGTGGGGCTCGCCGTCGGCCTGATGCAGCTCATGTCGTCCATGGGCATGGAGCTGTCCACCGAGGACCTCACCGTCCGCTGGACCACCCCCGTCGTCGGCCTGGTCCTCGGCGTCGTCGTCACCCTCCTCGCCGCCTTCGTGCCCGCCCGCCGGGCCTCGAAGGTCTCCCCGATGGCCGCCCTGCGCGACGCGGGAACCCCCGCCGACGGCAAGGCGGGTGCGGTACGGGCCGTCCTCGGCCTGGTCCTCACCGCCGCGGGCGCCGCCGCGCTCTGGGCCGCCACGCAGGCCGAGAAGGCCGGCGCGGGCTCCCTCTGGCTCGGCCTCGGCGTCGTCCTGTCGCTGCTCGGCTTCGTCGTGATCGGCCCGCTGCTGTCCGGCGGAGTCGTCCGGGGCCTCGGCCTCGTCGTGCTGCGGGTCTTCGGCCCGGTCGGCCGCATGGCCGAGCGCAACGCGCTGCGCAACCCGCGCCGCACCGGCGCCACCGGAGCCGCCCTGATGATCGGCCTCGCGCTCGTCGCCTGCCTGTCCGTGGTCGGCTCCTCGATGGTCGCCTCCGCAACGGAGGAGCTCGACCGCTCCGTCGGCGCCGACTTCATCGTGCAGTCCACCAACCGGCAGCCGGTCGTGCCGCAGGCCCAGGCGGCCGTGGAGCGGGCCCCGGGGCTCGACCACGTCACCGAGTACAAGTGGGTCGAGGCCGTCGTCACCGACCCGCGCGGAAAGGCCGCCGAGCTGGGCCTGGTCGCCGCCGACCCGACGTACGCCCAGGACGTGCGCCGCGACACCACCGCGGGCGAGCTGTCCGCCGCCTACGGGCCGGGCGCGATGTCCGTCGGCAGCCTCTACGCCGCCGAGCACGGCGTGAAGGTCGGCGACACGCTGACGGTCGCCTTCAAGGGCGGCGAGAAGGCCCGGCTGCGGGTCGCGGCCGTCACCTCCGACGACAACAACATCGACAAGGGCGTGATGTACACGAACATCACCACCGCGGCCCGCTTCCTCCCGGCCGAGCGGATGCCCAAGAGCATGATCGTCTTCGCCACGGCGAAGGACGGCCAGGAGGCCGCCGCGTACGAGGGGCTGAAGAAGGCCCTCGCCCCCTACCCGCAGTACAAGGTCGCCGACCAGGCCGACTACAAGAAGCAGCTCCAGGACCAGGTCGGCCAGCTCCTGAACATCGTGTACGGACTGCTCGCCCTCGCGATCATCGTCGCCGTCCTCGGGGTGGTGAACACCCTCGCCCTGTCGGTCGTCGAGCGGACCCGCGAGATCGGCCTGATGCGCGCCATCGGCCTCTCCCGACGCCAGCTGCGCCGCATGATCCGCCTGGAGTCGGTCGTCATCGCCCTCTTCGGCGCCCTCCTCGGCCTCGGCCTGGGCCTCGGCTGGGGCACCGCCGCCCAGCGGCTCCTCGCCCTGGAGGGCCTGGGCGTCCTGGAGATCCCCTGGCCGACGATCCTCACCGTCTTCGTCGGCTCGGCCTTCGTCGGCCTCTTCGCGGCCCTGGTCCCGGCCTTCCGGGCAGGACGGATGAACGTGCTGAACGCGATCGCGACGGAGTAG